One stretch of Brachyhypopomus gauderio isolate BG-103 chromosome 8, BGAUD_0.2, whole genome shotgun sequence DNA includes these proteins:
- the ptger3 gene encoding prostaglandin E2 receptor EP3 subtype: MVKSRLCLYNPNARPNTSAESRDWRHEEFGKKHFNHDHVNRERMTSKCKNDLPSNVSTETMWESNVSKHLRDIHANRSASCGSVSVAFPISMMVTGMVGNSLAIFLVCNSYRKKENKRKRSFLLCIGSLALTDFFGQLLTSPIVISVYRAGLRWERVDEAGTLCAFFGVCMTTFGLCSLFLASAMAIERALAITTPHWYSINMKPNVTKQVLVTIWCVVLFFALLPVVGVGEYTLQWPGTWCFISTGDTDLTGNTFFASTFAVLGIFSLLVTFSCNVVTIRALVTRCKMKANASQSSKQWERLTTETVIQLMGIMCVLLVCWSPLLILMLKMIYNHTSSHHCKPSTVTLLPSQDLQMDCNFFLTVIRLASLNQILDPWVYLLLREILLRKFCQVANAVSTCSLDGQKMTRIVPDSIKKEAIERDESQKLSSPDPGAQA; encoded by the exons ATGGTGAAGTCCCGCCTCTGTCTTTATAATCCTAACGCGCGTCCAAACACTTCAGCAGAGTCTAGAGACTGGAGACACGAAGAGTTTGGAAAGAAACACTTTAACCACGACCATGTTAATAGAGAAAGGATGACATCCAAATGTAAAAACGACTTGCCGTCCAATGTTTCCACAGAAACAATGTGGGAGTCTAACGTGTCCAAACATTTGCGTGACATCCATGCCAACAGAAGCGCCAGCTGCGGCTCCGTGTCGGTGGCTTTTCCTATAAGTATGATGGTCACGGGAATGGTGGGGAACTCACTGGCGATTTTTCTAGTTTGTAACTCATATaggaaaaaggaaaacaaaaggAAGCGGTCTTTCCTGCTCTGCATCGGGTCGCTGGCCCTGACAGACTTCTTCGGCCAACTCCTCACCAGTCCCATCGTCATCTCGGTGTACAGAGCGGGGCTGAGGTGGGAGCGCGTGGACGAGGCGGGAACTCTGTGCGCCTTCTTCGGCGTCTGCATGACCACCTTTGGGCTCTGCTCTCTCTTCTTGGCCAGCGCTATGGCCATCGAAAGGGCTCTAGCGATCACCACTCCTCACTGGTACTCAATAAATATGAAACCTAACGTGACCAAGCAGGTTCTCGTCACTATTTGGTGTGTGGTTTTATTCTTCGCCTTGCTGCCCGTGGTCGGCGTTGGGGAGTACACTTTACAGTGGCCCGGGACGTGGTGCTTCATTAGTACCGGAGACACAGACCTAACGGGGAACACCTTCTTCGCCTCCACGTTTGCCGTACTGGGGATATTTTCGCTGCTTGTCACTTTCTCCTGTAACGTGGTCACTATCCGTGCGTTGGTCACACGTTGCAAAATGAAAGCAAACGCATCCCAGTCCTCAAAGCAGTGGGAAAGGCTAACGACAGAGACCGTCATTCAGCTGATGGGAATCATGTGCGTTCTGCTGGTGTGCTGGTCTCCTTTACTG ATACTAATGTTAAAGATGATCTACAACCACACATCTTCTCATCACTGCAAGCCATCAACTGTCACTCTCCTGCCTAGTCAGGATTTGCAGATGGACTGCAACTTTTTTCTAACAGTCATACGTCTGGCCTCTCTGAATCAAATTCTGGACCCTTGGGTTTACCTTCTCCTCAGGGAAATTCTGCTGAGGAAATTCTGCCAAGTGGCCAATGCAGTGTCCACTTGCTCACTGGATGGACAAAAGATGACACGTATTGTTCCGGATTCTATAAAGAAAGAGGCCATTGAGAGAGACGAATCACAGAAACTGTCTTCTCCTGACCCTGGTGCACAGGCATGA